Proteins encoded by one window of Streptococcus sanguinis:
- a CDS encoding cysteine desulfurase family protein, with amino-acid sequence MIYLDNAATTALSPAAIQAMTKNMTVFGNPSSTHSHGREASKLLRQAREDIAQALHTQSNKILFTSGGTESNNTAIKGYALRHQNRGKHIVTTAIEHHAVLEVVEYLVDKFGFEATFVQPVDGQIRAEDIKKALRPDTILVSVMAVNNETGAMLPIKEIGELLQEHPAAFHVDAVQAIGKLPIYPDELRIDFLSASAHKFHGPKGVGFLYAKKMDFDNFMHGGDQEEKHRAGTENLISITGMAAALSDSTEHLEENLAHAQDLKDSLLADLSDIKHYLNESQPSLPYVINLGFPNQKNDLLLLQMDLNGFSISTGSACTAGAIQPSHVLQAMYGKDSNRLYESIRISTSDQTTLQEIQSFTKKLKEFLGG; translated from the coding sequence GTGATTTATTTAGATAATGCCGCTACAACTGCTTTGTCGCCCGCTGCAATCCAAGCAATGACCAAGAATATGACTGTCTTTGGAAATCCTTCCAGTACGCATAGCCATGGCCGAGAAGCTAGTAAACTCCTCAGACAGGCGCGTGAGGATATTGCTCAAGCTCTGCATACTCAAAGCAATAAGATTCTTTTTACTTCAGGTGGCACTGAAAGCAACAATACTGCTATCAAAGGCTATGCCCTTCGTCACCAAAACCGAGGAAAGCATATTGTCACCACTGCTATTGAACACCATGCTGTCTTAGAAGTGGTGGAATACCTAGTAGATAAATTCGGCTTCGAAGCTACTTTTGTTCAGCCGGTAGATGGTCAGATTCGAGCGGAGGATATTAAGAAGGCTCTTAGACCTGACACTATTCTTGTGTCCGTCATGGCAGTTAATAACGAGACGGGTGCCATGCTCCCCATTAAGGAAATTGGTGAATTACTACAAGAACATCCTGCTGCTTTTCACGTTGATGCTGTCCAAGCAATTGGTAAACTTCCCATCTACCCTGACGAGCTAAGGATTGACTTTCTCTCTGCTTCAGCGCATAAGTTTCATGGTCCCAAAGGCGTTGGCTTCCTTTATGCCAAGAAGATGGATTTTGACAATTTCATGCACGGTGGCGACCAGGAAGAAAAACACCGGGCCGGAACTGAAAATCTAATCTCTATCACAGGTATGGCGGCGGCTCTGTCAGATAGCACGGAACATCTTGAGGAAAATCTAGCGCATGCGCAAGACTTAAAAGACAGCTTACTTGCTGACTTATCGGACATTAAACATTACTTAAATGAAAGTCAGCCAAGCTTGCCATATGTCATCAATTTGGGATTTCCCAATCAAAAGAATGACCTACTTCTGCTTCAAATGGATTTAAATGGCTTTTCCATTTCAACAGGCTCAGCCTGTACAGCCGGAGCTATACAACCCAGTCATGTCTTGCAGGCTATGTATGGCAAGGATTCCAACCGCTTGTATGAGTCCATTCGGATCAGCACTTCGGACCAAACGACTCTGCAAGAGATTCAATCATTTACAAAGAAATTAAAAGAATTTTTAGGAGGATAA
- a CDS encoding DUF1831 domain-containing protein yields MAFQTSVSLANCEYTYSLHPNVKKFTLRDNTFAESKVGNYELSRLLESVPNSGNGFLLKIIVNKELNGFKINITDKSGLRLVNIFKSEDHHIIQQEFYFLMDSLVERNIFEKTPQ; encoded by the coding sequence ATGGCCTTTCAAACATCTGTTAGCTTAGCAAACTGTGAATATACCTATTCACTTCATCCAAATGTCAAGAAATTTACCTTGCGCGACAATACATTCGCTGAAAGCAAGGTTGGCAACTATGAACTCTCACGTCTGCTGGAATCTGTTCCCAACAGCGGAAATGGTTTTCTGCTGAAAATCATCGTCAATAAAGAGTTGAATGGTTTCAAAATCAACATCACTGACAAATCAGGCCTGCGCTTGGTCAATATTTTCAAATCAGAAGACCATCACATTATCCAGCAAGAATTTTATTTCTTGATGGATAGCTTGGTTGAAAGAAATATTTTTGAAAAGACACCACAATAA